A genomic segment from Drosophila miranda strain MSH22 chromosome 3, D.miranda_PacBio2.1, whole genome shotgun sequence encodes:
- the LOC108160580 gene encoding RING finger protein nhl-1 isoform X1 → MEQFEQLLTCCVCLDRYRIPKLLPCQHSFCMEPCMEGLVDYVRRQVKCPECRAEHRIPYNGVQAFPTNVTLQRFLELHIEITGELPDPTSGQIMERCGVCSEKAYLSHCAHCEKKICEDCKSAHMDILRREITRFNSQIRRSLHRLQDSLAIIEKNTMSLQTNAISVTEEIDEIYHRITKAIKDRSDQLKGEIDRYLAVELRNLTTLKENLDLEITNIGSNCDIVDKYMNETVEWDDCELMDTKEIFLKTVEFLRHFEYENNDYSRRVRFLVSIDPNQLVMNLATFGDLNIAPHSTPGGSVSSSHLAPPSGLQPGLMRSKSDHRLATQFRQQEERGGYNDEPVLGGRKFGERPQRSATNSDRYGESSRYGRSDYDYENDYENEPTSGRTGKSSRFRSRFVRSHQNDDSDTEQQQQQRQQELKERKDRVLDSEDVSRGQLSGIIRLSDCSRVVQRLADIGKEKKSDRKSDAASAAQAAVQAAIQTQKAAMQRQQQKSQQPAAAVDEDELARQKRKSAASSGAATSAATSEAGQDQRPNSERVATLKGPRGGEDSDGSGSNQASSPVRTATAATRAETASATDSDATPTPPTTQQSKPPVSAQVAAVKKTQRSGSSDSSASTESSASSGAAATAAAAAAASAAPSSSSQQKAPSTARHSSARDSVATTAVPEKKPFVSRFLPQHSTPATANGTADKKKAESSSSSEEETSSESESESEPETKPKASATSSSNSASKSTPSSASSSTTAATGSSTSGSSYRDRLEARRASRDDTALAAASRSTYATPSSSGYGSGSSSSARTRTVPAPHHAGESEDRYGSSSGTGSSYTSRFLNKSKSSAIVTQPSLSTPTASFDEDANGTGDDSDSRYGTGRSRYLAMKERRTRLARSRSSHQFGNEDDDLDEPVSPTTVSPSAYLASRYSGYGSSDLSRSRSSHALKSRDNSPITDRSAGSSRAGALGSSSTDNKDGEALSSWARYLKNKYGNKSSKDTPSSSAGSARDSHATSSTAASSSHAHGIGSSGSGRSTASEVSRRLSLGLPLRQANELASSDDDGSKNGLGSPTSPTVAAAVAAAGITGVAGTIPKQVYLRKRQQLFQLGGRGSEPGSFTWPRGLAVGPDNSIVVADSSNHRVQVFDSNGIFVKEFGEYGNGEGEFDCLAGVAVNRIGQYIIADRYNHRIQVLDPQGRFLRAFGSQGTADGKFNYPWGVTTDALGFIYVCDKENHRVQVFQSDGSFVGKFGSCGRGEGQLEHPHYIAVSNTNRVIVSDSNNHRIQIFDVNGKVLSTVGGEGSDDGQFKFPRGVAVDDQGYIFVADSGNNRIQIFNPDGSFLKTFGSWGSGDSEFKGLEGVAIMSNGNILVCDRENHRVQVF, encoded by the exons ATGGAGCAATTTGAGCAGCTGTTGACGTGCTGCGTATGCCTGGACAGGTATCGCATACCGAAGCTGCTGCCATGTCAGCACTCCTTCTGCATGGAGCCCTGCATGGAGGGACTGGTGGACTATGTGCGACGTCAG GTGAAATGCCCAGAATGCCGTGCCGAACATCGCATACCCTACAACGGCGTGCAGGCCTTTCCAACGAATGTAACGCTACAGCGCTTCCTGGAGCTGCACATCGAAATCACCGGAGAACTGCCCGATCCGACATCAG GTCAAATCATGGAACGTTGTGGCGTCTGCTCGGAGAAGGCCTATCTGTCTCATTGTGCGCACTGCGAGAAGAAGATCTGCGAGGACTGCAAGAGCGCCCACATGGATATACTCCGCCGTGAGATAACGCGCTTCAACTCACAG ATCCGCCGCAGCTTGCATCGACTGCAGGACTCCCTAGCCATCATCGAGAAGAACACCATGAGTCTGCAGACGAACGCGATCAGTGTGACGGAGGAGATCGACGAGATCTACCATCGTATTACCAAGGCTATCAAGGATCGCTCCGACCAACTGAAGGGCGAGATCGATCGCTACTTGGCCGTGGAGCTGCGCAACCTCACAACGCTCAAGGAGAATCTGGACCTGGAGATCACCAACATCGGCAGCAACTGCGACATTGTCGACAAGTACATGAACGAAACAGTCGAGTGGGACGACTGCGAGCTTATGGATACCAAGGAGATCTTCCTGAAGACCGTCGAGTTCCTGCGGCACTTCGAGTACGAGAACAACGACTACAGTCGCCGTGTGCGATTCCTCGTCTCCATCGATCCCAACCAGCTGGTGATGAACCTGGCCACCTTTGGCGACCTCAACATCGCGCCACACTCGACGCCGGGCGGCTCGGTGAGCAGCTCCCACCTCGCCCCACCCAGCGGCCTCCAGCCCGGACTAATGCGCTCCAAGAGCGACCACCGCCTGGCCACCCAGTTCCGGCAGCAGGAGGAGCGTGGTGGCTACAACGACGAGCCCGTCCTTGGCGGCCGGAAGTTCGGAGAGCGTCCCCAGCGCAGTGCCACCAACAGCGATCGCTATGGCGAGAGCAGCCGCTACGGCCGCTCGGACTATGACTACGAGAACGATTACGAGAACGAGCCCACTTCCGGACGGACAGGCAAGTCCTCGCGCTTCCGGTCGCGCTTTGTTCGCTCGCACCAGAACGACGACTCGGACaccgagcagcagcagcagcagcgtcagcaGGAGCTGAAGGAGCGCAAGGACCGCGTCCTCGACAGCGAGGATGTGTCGCGTGGCCAGCTGAGTGGTATCATTCGCCTCAGCGACTGCTCCCGCGTCGTTCAGCGGCTGGCCGACATTGGCAAGGAGAAGAAGTCGGACAGGAAGTCGGACGCAGCCTCCGCGGCCCAGGCCGCCGTCCAGGCAGCCATCCAGACCCAGAAGGCGGCCATGCAGCGCCAACAGCAGAAGAGCCAACAACCAGCGGCAGCAGTTGACGAGGACGAACTGGCGCGCCAGAAACGCAAGAGTGCTGCTTCCTCTGGAGCAGCCACCTCGGCGGCCACCAGTGAGGCTGGCCAGGATCAGCGACCCAACAGCGAGCGGGTGGCGACCCTCAAGGGTCCCCGCGGCGGCGAGGACAGCGACGGCAGCGGCTCCAATCAGGCGTCATCTCCAGTGCGTACAGCGACAGCAGCGACGCGAGCCGAG ACAGCCAGCGCCACAGACTCTGATGCAACTCCCACTCCTCCTACCACCCAACAGTCGAAACCGCCCGTCTCGGCCCAAGTTGCGGCAGTGAAGAAGACCCAGCGATCGGGCAGCAGTGACAGCAGTGCCTCCACCGAAAGCTCTGCCAGCTCTGGGGCAGCAGccacagctgcagcagcagcggcagcctcGGCGgctcccagcagcagcagtcagcAGAAGGCGCCCAGCACGGCGCGTCATTCGAGTGCCCGAGACTCGGTAGCCACCACCGCAGTGCCGGAGAAGAAGCCTTTCGTTAGCCGCTTCCTGCCGCAGCACAGCACCCCGGCCACCGCTAATGGTACGGCGGACAAGAAGAAGGCCGAATCCAGCTCGAGCAGCGAGGAGGAGACCAGCTCGGAGTCCGAGTCAGAGTCGGAGCCGGAGACCAAGCCCAAGGCGAGtgcgaccagcagcagcaacagtgccAGCAAGTCCACGCCCAGCAGCGCCTCCAGCTCCACAACGGCGGCCACCGGCAGCTCCACCAGCGGCAGCTCCTACCGTGATCGCCTGGAAGCCCGGCGTGCTTCCCGCGACGACACTGCGCTAGCGGCGGCATCGCGCAGCACTTATGCCACGCCCTCGAGCAGCGGCTATGGCAgcgggagcagcagcagcgcccgCACACGCACCGTGCCCGCGCCACATCATGCGGGAGAGAGCGAGGACCGttatggcagcagcagcggcactGGCAGCAG CTACACAAGCCGCTTTCTAAACAAGAGCAAGAGCAGCGCCATTGTAACGCAACCCTCGCTATCCACGCCCACCGCCTCCTTCGACGAGGACGCCAACGGAACGGGCGACGACTCGGACAGTCGCTACGGGACAGGCCGCTCCCGTTACCTGGCCATGAAGGAGCGCCGCACCCGGCTGGCGCGCAGTCGCTCCTCGCATCAGTTTGGCAACGAGGACGACGATCTGGATGAGCCGGTATCCCCCACCACGGTCTCGCCATCCGCTTACTTGGCTTCAAG ATACAGCGGCTATGGTAGCAGCGACCTGTCCAGAAGCCGATCTTCGCACGCCTTGAAGTCGCGCGACAATTCGCCGATCACCGATCGCAGTGCGGGATCCTCTCGTGCCGGAGCGCTGGGCAGCAGCTCCACGGACAATAAGGACGGGGAGGCCCTCAGCTCGTGGGCGCGCTATCTCAAGAACAAGTACGGGAACAAGAGTAGCAAGGACACGCCCAGTAGCAGTGCCGGAAGTGCACGCGACTCGCATGCCACCAGCTCCACGGCGGCATCGTCATCGCATGCGCACGGCATTgggagcagcggcagcggccgCAGCACCGCCAGCGAGGTGTCGAGACGCCTCAGCCTAGGCCTACCGCTACGGCAGGCCAACGAGCTGGCCTCCTCCGACGACGATGGGTCAAAAAACGGGCTAGGCTCCCCTACGTCCCCTAcggtagcagcagcagtggcagcagccgGTATAACCGGAGTGGCAGGTACTATCCCTAAGCAGGTGTATCTGCGCAAGCGCCAGCAGCTGTTCCAGTTGGGGGGCCGGGGGAGCGAGCCCGGATCCTTTACGTGGCCGCGCGGCCTGGCCGTCGGTCCCGACAATAGCATCGTCGTTGCGGACTCCAGCAACCATCGCGTCCAGGTCTTTGACTCCAATGGCATCTTCGTCAAGGAGTTCGGAGAGTATGGCAACGGCGAGGGAGAATTCGATTGCCTGGCCGGCGTGGCCGTCAATCGAATCGGCCAATACATCATTGCCGATAG ATACAATCACCGCATACAAGTGCTCGATCCGCAAGGACGGTTCCTGCGCGCATTTGGTTCGCAGGGGACCGCAGATGGCAAATTCAATTATCCTTGGGgagtaacaaccgatgcactCGGCTTCATTTACGTGTGCGATAAGGAAAACCACAGAGTGCAG GTTTTCCAATCCGATGGTTCCTTCGTTGGCAAATTTGGTTCCTGCGGCCGTGGCGAAGGACAACTTGAGCATCCGCATTATATAGCCGTATCGAATACGAATCGTGTGATTGTTTCCGATTCGAATAACCACAGGATTCAG atttTCGATGTGAACGGCAAGGTGCTGTCCACGGTGGGCGGCGAGGGCTCTGACGACGGTCAATTCAAGTTTCCACG CGGAGTGGCCGTGGACGACCAGGGCTATATATTTGTGGCCGATTCGGGCAACAATCGCATACAGATCTTCAATCCGGATGGCAGCTTCCTGAAGACCTTCGGCTCCTGGGGCTCCGGCGACTCGGAGTTCAAAGGACTCGAGGGCGTGGCCATCATGTCGAATGGCAACATCTTGGTCTGCGATCGCGAGAATCATCGTGTCCAAGTCTTCTAA
- the LOC108160580 gene encoding RING finger protein nhl-1 isoform X3 yields MEQFEQLLTCCVCLDRYRIPKLLPCQHSFCMEPCMEGLVDYVRRQVKCPECRAEHRIPYNGVQAFPTNVTLQRFLELHIEITGELPDPTSGQIMERCGVCSEKAYLSHCAHCEKKICEDCKSAHMDILRREITRFNSQIRRSLHRLQDSLAIIEKNTMSLQTNAISVTEEIDEIYHRITKAIKDRSDQLKGEIDRYLAVELRNLTTLKENLDLEITNIGSNCDIVDKYMNETVEWDDCELMDTKEIFLKTVEFLRHFEYENNDYSRRVRFLVSIDPNQLVMNLATFGDLNIAPHSTPGGSVSSSHLAPPSGLQPGLMRSKSDHRLATQFRQQEERGGYNDEPVLGGRKFGERPQRSATNSDRYGESSRYGRSDYDYENDYENEPTSGRTGKSSRFRSRFVRSHQNDDSDTEQQQQQRQQELKERKDRVLDSEDVSRGQLSGIIRLSDCSRVVQRLADIGKEKKSDRKSDAASAAQAAVQAAIQTQKAAMQRQQQKSQQPAAAVDEDELARQKRKSAASSGAATSAATSEAGQDQRPNSERVATLKGPRGGEDSDGSGSNQASSPSKPPVSAQVAAVKKTQRSGSSDSSASTESSASSGAAATAAAAAAASAAPSSSSQQKAPSTARHSSARDSVATTAVPEKKPFVSRFLPQHSTPATANGTADKKKAESSSSSEEETSSESESESEPETKPKASATSSSNSASKSTPSSASSSTTAATGSSTSGSSYRDRLEARRASRDDTALAAASRSTYATPSSSGYGSGSSSSARTRTVPAPHHAGESEDRYGSSSGTGSSYTSRFLNKSKSSAIVTQPSLSTPTASFDEDANGTGDDSDSRYGTGRSRYLAMKERRTRLARSRSSHQFGNEDDDLDEPVSPTTVSPSAYLASRYSGYGSSDLSRSRSSHALKSRDNSPITDRSAGSSRAGALGSSSTDNKDGEALSSWARYLKNKYGNKSSKDTPSSSAGSARDSHATSSTAASSSHAHGIGSSGSGRSTASEVSRRLSLGLPLRQANELASSDDDGSKNGLGSPTSPTVAAAVAAAGITGVAGTIPKQVYLRKRQQLFQLGGRGSEPGSFTWPRGLAVGPDNSIVVADSSNHRVQVFDSNGIFVKEFGEYGNGEGEFDCLAGVAVNRIGQYIIADRYNHRIQVLDPQGRFLRAFGSQGTADGKFNYPWGVTTDALGFIYVCDKENHRVQVFQSDGSFVGKFGSCGRGEGQLEHPHYIAVSNTNRVIVSDSNNHRIQIFDVNGKVLSTVGGEGSDDGQFKFPRGVAVDDQGYIFVADSGNNRIQIFNPDGSFLKTFGSWGSGDSEFKGLEGVAIMSNGNILVCDRENHRVQVF; encoded by the exons ATGGAGCAATTTGAGCAGCTGTTGACGTGCTGCGTATGCCTGGACAGGTATCGCATACCGAAGCTGCTGCCATGTCAGCACTCCTTCTGCATGGAGCCCTGCATGGAGGGACTGGTGGACTATGTGCGACGTCAG GTGAAATGCCCAGAATGCCGTGCCGAACATCGCATACCCTACAACGGCGTGCAGGCCTTTCCAACGAATGTAACGCTACAGCGCTTCCTGGAGCTGCACATCGAAATCACCGGAGAACTGCCCGATCCGACATCAG GTCAAATCATGGAACGTTGTGGCGTCTGCTCGGAGAAGGCCTATCTGTCTCATTGTGCGCACTGCGAGAAGAAGATCTGCGAGGACTGCAAGAGCGCCCACATGGATATACTCCGCCGTGAGATAACGCGCTTCAACTCACAG ATCCGCCGCAGCTTGCATCGACTGCAGGACTCCCTAGCCATCATCGAGAAGAACACCATGAGTCTGCAGACGAACGCGATCAGTGTGACGGAGGAGATCGACGAGATCTACCATCGTATTACCAAGGCTATCAAGGATCGCTCCGACCAACTGAAGGGCGAGATCGATCGCTACTTGGCCGTGGAGCTGCGCAACCTCACAACGCTCAAGGAGAATCTGGACCTGGAGATCACCAACATCGGCAGCAACTGCGACATTGTCGACAAGTACATGAACGAAACAGTCGAGTGGGACGACTGCGAGCTTATGGATACCAAGGAGATCTTCCTGAAGACCGTCGAGTTCCTGCGGCACTTCGAGTACGAGAACAACGACTACAGTCGCCGTGTGCGATTCCTCGTCTCCATCGATCCCAACCAGCTGGTGATGAACCTGGCCACCTTTGGCGACCTCAACATCGCGCCACACTCGACGCCGGGCGGCTCGGTGAGCAGCTCCCACCTCGCCCCACCCAGCGGCCTCCAGCCCGGACTAATGCGCTCCAAGAGCGACCACCGCCTGGCCACCCAGTTCCGGCAGCAGGAGGAGCGTGGTGGCTACAACGACGAGCCCGTCCTTGGCGGCCGGAAGTTCGGAGAGCGTCCCCAGCGCAGTGCCACCAACAGCGATCGCTATGGCGAGAGCAGCCGCTACGGCCGCTCGGACTATGACTACGAGAACGATTACGAGAACGAGCCCACTTCCGGACGGACAGGCAAGTCCTCGCGCTTCCGGTCGCGCTTTGTTCGCTCGCACCAGAACGACGACTCGGACaccgagcagcagcagcagcagcgtcagcaGGAGCTGAAGGAGCGCAAGGACCGCGTCCTCGACAGCGAGGATGTGTCGCGTGGCCAGCTGAGTGGTATCATTCGCCTCAGCGACTGCTCCCGCGTCGTTCAGCGGCTGGCCGACATTGGCAAGGAGAAGAAGTCGGACAGGAAGTCGGACGCAGCCTCCGCGGCCCAGGCCGCCGTCCAGGCAGCCATCCAGACCCAGAAGGCGGCCATGCAGCGCCAACAGCAGAAGAGCCAACAACCAGCGGCAGCAGTTGACGAGGACGAACTGGCGCGCCAGAAACGCAAGAGTGCTGCTTCCTCTGGAGCAGCCACCTCGGCGGCCACCAGTGAGGCTGGCCAGGATCAGCGACCCAACAGCGAGCGGGTGGCGACCCTCAAGGGTCCCCGCGGCGGCGAGGACAGCGACGGCAGCGGCTCCAATCAGGCGTCATCTCCA TCGAAACCGCCCGTCTCGGCCCAAGTTGCGGCAGTGAAGAAGACCCAGCGATCGGGCAGCAGTGACAGCAGTGCCTCCACCGAAAGCTCTGCCAGCTCTGGGGCAGCAGccacagctgcagcagcagcggcagcctcGGCGgctcccagcagcagcagtcagcAGAAGGCGCCCAGCACGGCGCGTCATTCGAGTGCCCGAGACTCGGTAGCCACCACCGCAGTGCCGGAGAAGAAGCCTTTCGTTAGCCGCTTCCTGCCGCAGCACAGCACCCCGGCCACCGCTAATGGTACGGCGGACAAGAAGAAGGCCGAATCCAGCTCGAGCAGCGAGGAGGAGACCAGCTCGGAGTCCGAGTCAGAGTCGGAGCCGGAGACCAAGCCCAAGGCGAGtgcgaccagcagcagcaacagtgccAGCAAGTCCACGCCCAGCAGCGCCTCCAGCTCCACAACGGCGGCCACCGGCAGCTCCACCAGCGGCAGCTCCTACCGTGATCGCCTGGAAGCCCGGCGTGCTTCCCGCGACGACACTGCGCTAGCGGCGGCATCGCGCAGCACTTATGCCACGCCCTCGAGCAGCGGCTATGGCAgcgggagcagcagcagcgcccgCACACGCACCGTGCCCGCGCCACATCATGCGGGAGAGAGCGAGGACCGttatggcagcagcagcggcactGGCAGCAG CTACACAAGCCGCTTTCTAAACAAGAGCAAGAGCAGCGCCATTGTAACGCAACCCTCGCTATCCACGCCCACCGCCTCCTTCGACGAGGACGCCAACGGAACGGGCGACGACTCGGACAGTCGCTACGGGACAGGCCGCTCCCGTTACCTGGCCATGAAGGAGCGCCGCACCCGGCTGGCGCGCAGTCGCTCCTCGCATCAGTTTGGCAACGAGGACGACGATCTGGATGAGCCGGTATCCCCCACCACGGTCTCGCCATCCGCTTACTTGGCTTCAAG ATACAGCGGCTATGGTAGCAGCGACCTGTCCAGAAGCCGATCTTCGCACGCCTTGAAGTCGCGCGACAATTCGCCGATCACCGATCGCAGTGCGGGATCCTCTCGTGCCGGAGCGCTGGGCAGCAGCTCCACGGACAATAAGGACGGGGAGGCCCTCAGCTCGTGGGCGCGCTATCTCAAGAACAAGTACGGGAACAAGAGTAGCAAGGACACGCCCAGTAGCAGTGCCGGAAGTGCACGCGACTCGCATGCCACCAGCTCCACGGCGGCATCGTCATCGCATGCGCACGGCATTgggagcagcggcagcggccgCAGCACCGCCAGCGAGGTGTCGAGACGCCTCAGCCTAGGCCTACCGCTACGGCAGGCCAACGAGCTGGCCTCCTCCGACGACGATGGGTCAAAAAACGGGCTAGGCTCCCCTACGTCCCCTAcggtagcagcagcagtggcagcagccgGTATAACCGGAGTGGCAGGTACTATCCCTAAGCAGGTGTATCTGCGCAAGCGCCAGCAGCTGTTCCAGTTGGGGGGCCGGGGGAGCGAGCCCGGATCCTTTACGTGGCCGCGCGGCCTGGCCGTCGGTCCCGACAATAGCATCGTCGTTGCGGACTCCAGCAACCATCGCGTCCAGGTCTTTGACTCCAATGGCATCTTCGTCAAGGAGTTCGGAGAGTATGGCAACGGCGAGGGAGAATTCGATTGCCTGGCCGGCGTGGCCGTCAATCGAATCGGCCAATACATCATTGCCGATAG ATACAATCACCGCATACAAGTGCTCGATCCGCAAGGACGGTTCCTGCGCGCATTTGGTTCGCAGGGGACCGCAGATGGCAAATTCAATTATCCTTGGGgagtaacaaccgatgcactCGGCTTCATTTACGTGTGCGATAAGGAAAACCACAGAGTGCAG GTTTTCCAATCCGATGGTTCCTTCGTTGGCAAATTTGGTTCCTGCGGCCGTGGCGAAGGACAACTTGAGCATCCGCATTATATAGCCGTATCGAATACGAATCGTGTGATTGTTTCCGATTCGAATAACCACAGGATTCAG atttTCGATGTGAACGGCAAGGTGCTGTCCACGGTGGGCGGCGAGGGCTCTGACGACGGTCAATTCAAGTTTCCACG CGGAGTGGCCGTGGACGACCAGGGCTATATATTTGTGGCCGATTCGGGCAACAATCGCATACAGATCTTCAATCCGGATGGCAGCTTCCTGAAGACCTTCGGCTCCTGGGGCTCCGGCGACTCGGAGTTCAAAGGACTCGAGGGCGTGGCCATCATGTCGAATGGCAACATCTTGGTCTGCGATCGCGAGAATCATCGTGTCCAAGTCTTCTAA